One Prinia subflava isolate CZ2003 ecotype Zambia chromosome 8, Cam_Psub_1.2, whole genome shotgun sequence DNA window includes the following coding sequences:
- the VEZF1 gene encoding vascular endothelial zinc finger 1 isoform X1 produces MEANWTAFLFQAHEASHHQQQAAQNSLLPLLSSAVEPPDQKPILPLPITQKPQPAPETLKDAIVGIKKEKPKTSFVCTYCSKAFRDSYHLRRHESCHTGIKLVSRPKKTPTTMVPLISTIAGDNSRSSLVSTIAGILSTVTTSSSATNPSSSAGATAMAVTQTVKKPSKPVKKNHACEMCGKAFRDVYHLNRHKLSHSDEKPFECPICNQRFKRKDRMTYHVRSHEGGITKPYTCGVCGKGFSRPDHLSCHVKHVHSTERPFKCQTCTAAFATKDRLRTHMVRHEGKVSCNICGKLLSAAYITSHLKTHGQSQSINCNTCKQGINKTCMSEETSNQKQQQQQQQQQQQQQQQQQQQQQQQQQQQQQQQQQQQQQQHVTSWPGKQVETLRLWEEAVKARKKECQFTFEKAIEYVPFEAANLCQTSTAATTPVTLTTPFNITSSVASGTITNPVTVAAAMSMRSPVNVSSAVNISSPMNLGHPVTITSPLSMTSPLTLTTPVNLPTPVTAPVNIAHPVTITSPMNLPTPMTLAGPLNIAMRPVESMPFLPQALPTSPPW; encoded by the exons aTGGAGGCCAACTGGACCGCGTTCCTCTTTCAG GCACACGAAGCCTCCCATCACCaacagcaggcagcacagaacaGTTTGTTGCCtctcctgagctctgctgttgAGCCGCCCGATCAGAAGCCGATTCTGCCCTTACCAATAACGCAGAAACCTCAGCCTGCACCAGAAACATTAAAGGATGCTATTGTTgggattaaaaaggaaaaacctaaAACCTCCTTTGTGTGCACTTACTGCAGCAAAGCTTTCAGGGACAGCTACCATTTGAGGCGTCACGAGTCCTGCCACACAGGGATAAAGTTAGTGTCACGGCCAAAGAAAACTCCCACCACAATGGTGCCCCTTATCTCGACCATCGCTGGTGACAACAGCCGGAGCTCGCTGGTTTCGACTATCGCAGGCATCCTGTCCACAGTCACTACGTCTTCCTCTGCCACCAACCCCAGCAGCAGCGCCGGCGCCACGGCCATGGCGGTGACGCAGACCGTGAAGAAGCCCAGCAAGCCCGTGAAGAAGAACCACGCCTGCGAGATGTGTGGCAAGGCCTTCAGGGACGTGTACCACCTCAACCGGCACAAGCTGTCCCACTCCGACGAGAAACCCTTCGAATGCCCCATTTGCAATCAGCGCTTCAAGAGAAAGGATCGCATGACTTACCACGTGAGGTCTCACGAAGGTGGCATCACGAAACCCTACACCTGCGGGGTGTGTGGAAAAGGCTTCTCAAG GCCTGATCATTTAAGCTGTCACGTTAAACATGTTCACTCAACAGAGAGACCCTTCAAATGCCAA ACGtgcactgctgcctttgccaccaaaGACAGACTGCGGACACACATGGTGCGCCATGAAGGAAAGGTATCGTGTAATATCTGTGGTAAACTTCTGAGTGCAGCATATATCACCAGCCACTTAAAGACACACGGGCAGAGCCAAAGTATCAACTGTAATACCTGTAAACAAGGCATCAATAAAA CATGCATGAGTGAAGAGACCAGCAACcagaaacagcaacagcagcagcaacagcagcagcaacaacaacagcagcagcagcagcagcagcagcaacaacaacagcagcaacaacagcagcagcagcaacagcagcagcagcagcaacacgTAACAAGTTGGCCTGGGAAGCAGGTAGAGACCCTGAGATTGTGGGAAGAGGCCGTCAAAGCGAGGAAGAAAG AATGTCAGTTCACCTTTGAGAAGGCTATAGAGTACGTACCATTCG AAGCTGCTAACTTGTGCCAAACCTCCACTGCTGCTACTACGCCTGTGACTCTTACTACTCCATTCAATATAACGTCCTCTGTGGCTTCTGGGACTATCACAAACCCAGTCACAGTGGCAGCTGCAATGAGCATGAGAAGTCCAGTAAATGTATCAAGTGCAGTTAATATATCCAGTCCGATGAACTTAGGGCATCCTGTAACCATAACCAGTCCTCTGTCCATGACCTCTCCATTAACGCTCACCACCCCGGTGAACCTGCCCACCCCGGTGACCGCTCCAGTGAACATAGCGCACCCCGTCACCATCACGTCCCCCATGAACCTGCCCACCCCCATGACGCTGGCTGGCCCCCTCAACATAGCCATGAGACCAGTGGAGAGCATGCCTTTCCTGCCCCAGGCCTTGCCCACCTCTCCGCCCTGGTAA
- the VEZF1 gene encoding vascular endothelial zinc finger 1 isoform X2 gives MEANWTAFLFQAHEASHHQQQAAQNSLLPLLSSAVEPPDQKPILPLPITQKPQPAPETLKDAIVGIKKEKPKTSFVCTYCSKAFRDSYHLRRHESCHTGIKLVSRPKKTPTTMVPLISTIAGDNSRSSLVSTIAGILSTVTTSSSATNPSSSAGATAMAVTQTVKKPSKPVKKNHACEMCGKAFRDVYHLNRHKLSHSDEKPFECPICNQRFKRKDRMTYHVRSHEGGITKPYTCGVCGKGFSRPDHLSCHVKHVHSTERPFKCQTCTAAFATKDRLRTHMVRHEGKVSCNICGKLLSAAYITSHLKTHGQSQSINCNTCKQGINKTCMSEETSNQKQQQQQQQQQQQQQQQQQQQQQQQQQQQQQQQQQQQQQQHVTSWPGKQVETLRLWEEAVKARKKEAANLCQTSTAATTPVTLTTPFNITSSVASGTITNPVTVAAAMSMRSPVNVSSAVNISSPMNLGHPVTITSPLSMTSPLTLTTPVNLPTPVTAPVNIAHPVTITSPMNLPTPMTLAGPLNIAMRPVESMPFLPQALPTSPPW, from the exons aTGGAGGCCAACTGGACCGCGTTCCTCTTTCAG GCACACGAAGCCTCCCATCACCaacagcaggcagcacagaacaGTTTGTTGCCtctcctgagctctgctgttgAGCCGCCCGATCAGAAGCCGATTCTGCCCTTACCAATAACGCAGAAACCTCAGCCTGCACCAGAAACATTAAAGGATGCTATTGTTgggattaaaaaggaaaaacctaaAACCTCCTTTGTGTGCACTTACTGCAGCAAAGCTTTCAGGGACAGCTACCATTTGAGGCGTCACGAGTCCTGCCACACAGGGATAAAGTTAGTGTCACGGCCAAAGAAAACTCCCACCACAATGGTGCCCCTTATCTCGACCATCGCTGGTGACAACAGCCGGAGCTCGCTGGTTTCGACTATCGCAGGCATCCTGTCCACAGTCACTACGTCTTCCTCTGCCACCAACCCCAGCAGCAGCGCCGGCGCCACGGCCATGGCGGTGACGCAGACCGTGAAGAAGCCCAGCAAGCCCGTGAAGAAGAACCACGCCTGCGAGATGTGTGGCAAGGCCTTCAGGGACGTGTACCACCTCAACCGGCACAAGCTGTCCCACTCCGACGAGAAACCCTTCGAATGCCCCATTTGCAATCAGCGCTTCAAGAGAAAGGATCGCATGACTTACCACGTGAGGTCTCACGAAGGTGGCATCACGAAACCCTACACCTGCGGGGTGTGTGGAAAAGGCTTCTCAAG GCCTGATCATTTAAGCTGTCACGTTAAACATGTTCACTCAACAGAGAGACCCTTCAAATGCCAA ACGtgcactgctgcctttgccaccaaaGACAGACTGCGGACACACATGGTGCGCCATGAAGGAAAGGTATCGTGTAATATCTGTGGTAAACTTCTGAGTGCAGCATATATCACCAGCCACTTAAAGACACACGGGCAGAGCCAAAGTATCAACTGTAATACCTGTAAACAAGGCATCAATAAAA CATGCATGAGTGAAGAGACCAGCAACcagaaacagcaacagcagcagcaacagcagcagcaacaacaacagcagcagcagcagcagcagcagcaacaacaacagcagcaacaacagcagcagcagcaacagcagcagcagcagcaacacgTAACAAGTTGGCCTGGGAAGCAGGTAGAGACCCTGAGATTGTGGGAAGAGGCCGTCAAAGCGAGGAAGAAAG AAGCTGCTAACTTGTGCCAAACCTCCACTGCTGCTACTACGCCTGTGACTCTTACTACTCCATTCAATATAACGTCCTCTGTGGCTTCTGGGACTATCACAAACCCAGTCACAGTGGCAGCTGCAATGAGCATGAGAAGTCCAGTAAATGTATCAAGTGCAGTTAATATATCCAGTCCGATGAACTTAGGGCATCCTGTAACCATAACCAGTCCTCTGTCCATGACCTCTCCATTAACGCTCACCACCCCGGTGAACCTGCCCACCCCGGTGACCGCTCCAGTGAACATAGCGCACCCCGTCACCATCACGTCCCCCATGAACCTGCCCACCCCCATGACGCTGGCTGGCCCCCTCAACATAGCCATGAGACCAGTGGAGAGCATGCCTTTCCTGCCCCAGGCCTTGCCCACCTCTCCGCCCTGGTAA